CGAAAAGCCTTACCTCGACCCCAAGAGTAAGTCTAGAAGGGAAGATCTGGCTGCCAACGGACCATAGATGTCGGATCAGCCTATAAAAGAAATAAGGTGTTGGAAGGCCAACCGTGTACAAACTGGCTTGAAAATTTGGTTGCGTTAGTGTGAAGAACTCCGGGCAGTGACAAACCCCGGTCTATCCGCGTGAAGCTGGAgatgctcgaggccggcaacgAAACGCCGGCGTGCCGCTTCGTTCTTCCTGCAAGGGGCaatgaagaggatggggtTACCGGATGCCTTCCGCAGCCCGCTCTCTTACGTCGCTAGTGAAGAATGGACCGAAAACGCGGTGACGGCCCTGCAAGAGCATTTGCATTTGCATCTGTCTGTATCAACCTTCTGATGCACTCGTCTCTGGGCGAGGCAACGGCCCGACTCAGATACCAATCGACTTGCAAAGAAATCTTCGCTGCCTACGCTCTACTGAGAGCGAGCGAGTGCCGGCTGATGCATCCCTCAACACGCCGCGTCGTCGTTTTCGATGAGGATTTGGAGCCACAGAGATCGTCTTGGTTCGATTTTACCATGTTGTACTTGTCCAGGTCACACTCATGGTAATCCGGGTTCGCAGGCTGGCTATTGGAGGCAACACACATTATTGaacaaaagaaaaggaggtACTTTTGCCTGCTCAAAATTGTAAGGGGACCGAACGGTCTGATGGTAGACTTACGTTTGTTGAAACTCGACTGACAGCACCTTTCATTCGCTCACAATGCAAACCTTGCTGGGTTTTGTCGGCTTCGTGATGTCTGGTAGAGCTGACCTTGGCAGCGATTGAGACACACCCGAACTTGTCGATGCCAGGTCTCGGGCCCGGATCGGTTCGTGGCTGGAGGGAGTCTCCCAAGCAGGAATCActcagcatcatcatcgcgtACCAAGCAGCCGGTCTCGTTGAACCCCTGGGATTCAGTTCCAACATCACGTCGACCGCGGTATGGAAGGAGGCCCATCTTGGAGCTACACATACGAAACACCTTAAATTAGACAGACTTTTCTGTACCATTACGTTTCCTGCTAACaaaaacacacacacggTGTTGGCTCAAACCCCCTCAAAGCCCACCCTCTCATATTTGGTATCCAAAAGCCGTCGACTCATAAGTCGTTCATGTATCGTTAGAATCAGGTATCAATGGTGTCCAGAAAAGACAAAGGAAgcgcagaagaaggaggaagaggaagaagagcaaaccaccggctagccaaggaaCACGGCTTGCATCACTGAGAAACAGAAAGAggaaagcaaaaaaaaacaaaaaaaaaaacaggTATAACCATCCCAAGTCTATAATTTCCCGTTTGGCCCAGAGAGGTAACCCGAACCGAACCCAAGACCGCTCGACTGCCTGCGCAGGAGCAACCGTTCCGAatggaaaaagaaaaagtgAATAATGTGTTGCTGGGTTGTGGGGCGTGACCgcggaagaaaagaaaaacccATTAGAATTCGCCACCATCCCTCTCATTTCGCAACCCCCCGCCCGGCGCATCATCATGTGCGTTGGGCTGTCGTAGGGTCTCAACCATGGCGACACGGCGAGAAGTGGGCGATGGAGGACCGCAGTCGGAAATCGAAAAAACCCTGGGGGTGAGTCCGTACGTCTCAGTACGTCATATCATATTCTTCCCTGACGTCAAAGTCCATCCCCACATGCTTGGTCCGGAGATGGCGGACGAAGTTGTCGCGGCGGTTGTACACGTGCCCGGTCTTTGCCTTCCGGCATCCCGGCACGCGGCAGCGGTAGCCGgagctgtcgccgtcgagggtcTCGTGCGTCTTCTTGTGCCGTTTGAGGTCCTTCATGGTGGCGAAGGCCTTGTCGCAGCCGGTCTCGTCGCATAGGTACTCCTTGATGTGGTATCTTTCATGTTTGCTGAAAAAcgggggaaagggagagtT
The DNA window shown above is from Colletotrichum destructivum chromosome 2, complete sequence and carries:
- a CDS encoding Putative Zinc finger C2H2-type → MALGVMACPLDTPSYSSETMSPTLSPLNPGNENESDKASDSGFSNGVETPAAAAAAAATVGLDISRLCFECRWQNCGKVFRRPSDLTKHERYHIKEYLCDETGCDKAFATMKDLKRHKKTHETLDGDSSGYRCRVPGCRKAKTGHVYNRRDNFVRHLRTKHVGMDFDVREEYDMTY